The DNA segment TGCAGTTGATTCATTGAACAATTACAAAGAAATACTAGCCAATCAACTAAACATATATCATACACAAATAAGCAGTAGGTTGAATGATATTATGAAGTTTTTAACCATCTTCTCTGTAATCTTTATTCCCCTTACTTTTATTGCCAGTATATACGGAACCAATTTTGAATTTATACCAGAACTAAAACTAACCTATGGTTATCCAATGATGCTTCTGGCTATGATTGTGGTTGCTTTGATAATGATTATTTATTTCAAAAAAAGAAAATGGATTTAATATTCACAATTCTTCACTTGATATAAACAACAAATAAACAGCATGTTACCTACTTATCAACGAAGTAAACCATACGAGATTCTCTTAGTTTTATTTTCCTAAATTTCTTATATAATAGGAGATACAATGAAATAAAATTACGGATATTGTCTCTTTACAACAATATTCAATACCCATACATTCACATTATAATTTTAACGATTAATAATGTGAAAAATGAAAACGCTAGATCAATCAAAAAAATCAGATGAAGAATTAATGCTCGCTTATTATGCAGGAGACAACAATAGTGTTGAACTTTTATATAACCGATATTATTTAAAAGTATTCAATAAGTGCTTATCCTTTGTAAAGAATGCCGATGATGCGTTTGATTTAACGCAAGACATATTTATGAAAGCATTTACCAAAAAGAATGCTTTCAAAGGGCATTCTAAATTTTCTACCTGGTTATATGCGATATCATTTAATCATTGTGTTACCATGCAAAAAAAACAGCTTAAGAGCAAAACGGAACCTTTTGAATTGATGACATTTTATTATGCCGACGACAATGATTTATTCACTTTAGAAGAACAAAAAGAAAGAGAGGAACAAGAGTTAAAGTTGTACAAAGCATTAGACGAAATACCCGAACAAGACAAAAAATTATTGGAATTAAAATACCACAATAATTATTCGGTACAAGATATTCAAACAGAATTAAAAATTTCGAAGAGTGCCATCAAAATGAGATTAATGAGAGCAAGACAGAAAGTTGGCAAGTATTACTATAGTGCAATATAGCATATAAAAACATATGTCCACACTTTTATATCGAACCATAAAATGAAACCCAATATACTATACCCTTTTTATCTAGAAGATGCGAAACAGACATCGCTGCGTATCCTAATTGAATTAGCTAAAAACTTAAATGTTGAGTTACATATTATAGTTGTTTCCAGAAATAATATATTCTCAATTAATGAATATAACTATGTTGATTCTAAACAGGGATTACTTAGCGATTTTTTTTACAAACTAAAACAAGCAAATCCGGCTATTATACTAGATCATGAAAAGTCAAAGACCCTAAAGGAAGGGACGCAAGTACATATTAATTTAACCAATAATAACCATTTGTCGCTGATTCACTACTTAAAAGAAAACTACTTGTGGGTTTTTGATTATCATGATTTTATTTCGATGGTCTTACCAGGCACATTTATTCAACAACTAAAGAAGCAGCAATGCAAGGTATGGGTTATTTCCAAAAATGGTAGCGGAATACTAACACAAACCCAAGATCTAATTGATAGATACCACAAAAATAAAAGAACGGCTCATCACATACATAGGGATGCTTTGCCCTTGGACTTCATGTAGACGACCAAATTATTCTAACAATGCCCTATTATATAGCCGGGAGGGAATAACCCTCCCGGTCTAGTCTATAAGTCCTTTGCTGATAGCATACTTTACCAATCCCACATTATTCTTAATTCCAAGCTTCTCAAGCAGGTTTCTTCTATGGGTATCTACCGTACGGGTACTAATAAAAAGCTTAGCAGCAATCTCTTGATTAGAATATTCCTGACTGATCAATTTTAGTATTTCAACTTCCCTTTTTGAAAGTGGAATATTTGATTTTTTCGTTTTCTCACTAAAAGGATTCTGAATTTGTTTCATCAAACTAATGGACACTTCTTTACTAAAATAACTATCACCCTTGGCGACACATTTAATCGCAGTTAAAAACTCATCCTTACCTGCATTTTTAAGAATGTATCCATTCGCTCCAGCTTCAAAAGCTTGCATAATAAATTCGGGCAATCCTAACATCGACAAAATTAATATATTACTATTGGGATTGGCCTGCGTTAATTTTTCAGTTACTTCAATTCCATTCGGTATCCCCATATCAATATCTAGTATGATCACATCAAAGTGATTGGTTGAGCTCAGGCTCAAAACTTCCTTACCATTAGAAGCCTCTACAATAGAGTCTATACCTTTCTCTTTACTCAGCAAAGATTTAATACCTTCTCTAAATATTTTATGATCGTCGGCTAGTAAAATTTTCAGTTTCTCCATTATAAATTACATTTTATAGGAATTTCAATACTAACAACTGTACCTCGTCCTATTTCTGAATCAAGGTTAAATTCACCTTCCAGTAATCTAACCCGAGTTTCAACATTCGTTAAGCCAATACCCTGATGACTAGAACCTAACGATGCCCTCACAAAACCAACCCCATCATCTTCAACCATTAGAATAATACTGTGCTTATGTTGAATAATCTGCACCAAAATATGACTTGCTTTGGCATACTTGATGGCATTATTAATTACCTCTTGTGCACACCTAAAAATATTTAGTTCAATCTCATCATTAAACCTCGATTCGCTTTTCATATTGGTATAAAACTCAATATTTAGCTTCTTAGTTTCATTTAACTTAGAAATAAGGTTGTTAAATGCTGAATACAAACCAAATTCATCCAATGTTCTGGGAACCAAACGATGAGATAACGATCGCAAATCATCCGATACGATATCAATCGTTTCGCTGATACTCTTTAATAACTCTGGTTGTGAAAAATTTTGACTGCTAATCTGCTCAACGATCGTATCAAAACTAAATTTAACGTAGGACACCAAAGGCCCTAAACCATCATGAATCTCTCTTCCGATTCTTCTCCTTTCATTCTCTTGTCCTTCAAGTATCGCTTGAACAGAAGCCACTTCCACATCTTCTGATGGTCCTGACGGTTGTGCAATAAGAATAATATCTTCATGTGATACACTAACCTGCATATTAACGTGAGCATCAGACGAAATATCAAAAATAAAAGAAAACGATTTTACATTTTGCGACTTGCGCGTATTTACTTCCTCCACAAGTCTGTTTAAGTATACATTTTCCTTCACTTTTTCATCACTATGGTCTTCCATCCCCATCACATGAAGAAAAGCCTCATTATAAAAAATAACTTGATCATCCAATGATAGAACTAAGAAAC comes from the Saccharicrinis fermentans DSM 9555 = JCM 21142 genome and includes:
- a CDS encoding sensor histidine kinase, whose protein sequence is MNTTRHALTIDQQYRLANLLPVGFLVLSLDDQVIFYNEAFLHVMGMEDHSDEKVKENVYLNRLVEEVNTRKSQNVKSFSFIFDISSDAHVNMQVSVSHEDIILIAQPSGPSEDVEVASVQAILEGQENERRRIGREIHDGLGPLVSYVKFSFDTIVEQISSQNFSQPELLKSISETIDIVSDDLRSLSHRLVPRTLDEFGLYSAFNNLISKLNETKKLNIEFYTNMKSESRFNDEIELNIFRCAQEVINNAIKYAKASHILVQIIQHKHSIILMVEDDGVGFVRASLGSSHQGIGLTNVETRVRLLEGEFNLDSEIGRGTVVSIEIPIKCNL
- a CDS encoding RNA polymerase sigma factor, with the protein product MKTLDQSKKSDEELMLAYYAGDNNSVELLYNRYYLKVFNKCLSFVKNADDAFDLTQDIFMKAFTKKNAFKGHSKFSTWLYAISFNHCVTMQKKQLKSKTEPFELMTFYYADDNDLFTLEEQKEREEQELKLYKALDEIPEQDKKLLELKYHNNYSVQDIQTELKISKSAIKMRLMRARQKVGKYYYSAI
- a CDS encoding response regulator transcription factor — protein: MEKLKILLADDHKIFREGIKSLLSKEKGIDSIVEASNGKEVLSLSSTNHFDVIILDIDMGIPNGIEVTEKLTQANPNSNILILSMLGLPEFIMQAFEAGANGYILKNAGKDEFLTAIKCVAKGDSYFSKEVSISLMKQIQNPFSEKTKKSNIPLSKREVEILKLISQEYSNQEIAAKLFISTRTVDTHRRNLLEKLGIKNNVGLVKYAISKGLID